From one Staphylococcus kloosii genomic stretch:
- a CDS encoding metal-dependent hydrolase family protein, translated as MLIKNINLIDGTGREVQSNVDVYIQNDEFAVIGANLNVEDNEVIDGQGKYLLPGMIDSHVHLMEEMKPLAQKLATPFSYTFYQAIDHLKRTVDCGVTTVRDALGADQGIKEAVQDGLILGPRMQVSINALTITGGHGDKLTKSGIVMPSFLEDYPGLPNGICDGVEEVRKKVRQMLQAGADVIKVHATGGVTSPTDHPDYAQFSVEELKVMVQEAQFRDNRKVMAHAQGLQGVKNCIEAGIHSIEHGIYLDDEAIEGMKAKNMFLVPTLLAPVSVIEFADELGMSETSIHKSKEVIDAHTTSFNKAVKAGVKIAMGTDAGVFKHGTNLRELELMVEHGMTPMQAIVASTQTSAECLGYQDYLGTVEINKKADFIMVDNNPLDDIGLIKHPDNIKVVGIGGKVVKDIR; from the coding sequence ATGTTAATTAAAAATATTAATTTGATAGATGGAACAGGACGCGAGGTACAAAGCAACGTAGATGTGTATATACAAAATGATGAATTTGCTGTAATCGGCGCAAATCTTAATGTTGAGGATAATGAAGTTATTGATGGACAAGGTAAATATTTATTGCCCGGCATGATAGATAGCCACGTGCATCTTATGGAAGAAATGAAACCTTTAGCACAAAAATTAGCTACACCTTTTTCATATACTTTTTATCAAGCAATCGACCATTTGAAACGTACCGTTGATTGCGGTGTAACAACAGTACGTGACGCATTAGGTGCCGATCAAGGTATTAAAGAAGCAGTTCAAGACGGTTTGATTTTAGGGCCACGCATGCAAGTAAGCATTAACGCTTTGACTATAACTGGTGGACATGGTGATAAACTGACTAAATCTGGTATTGTCATGCCTAGCTTTTTAGAAGATTATCCCGGTTTACCTAATGGTATTTGTGATGGTGTAGAAGAAGTACGCAAAAAAGTACGTCAAATGCTACAAGCTGGTGCCGACGTAATTAAAGTCCATGCAACTGGTGGCGTTACTAGTCCTACTGACCACCCAGACTATGCTCAATTTTCAGTTGAAGAACTCAAAGTTATGGTACAGGAAGCACAATTTAGAGATAACCGTAAAGTGATGGCCCATGCTCAAGGATTACAAGGCGTAAAAAATTGTATCGAAGCAGGCATTCATTCTATCGAACATGGCATTTATTTAGACGATGAAGCAATTGAAGGCATGAAAGCTAAAAATATGTTCCTTGTACCAACATTATTAGCACCAGTTTCTGTTATAGAATTTGCCGATGAATTAGGCATGTCAGAAACATCCATTCATAAGTCTAAAGAAGTAATTGATGCACATACGACAAGTTTTAATAAAGCAGTAAAAGCCGGCGTGAAAATTGCTATGGGAACAGATGCAGGCGTCTTTAAACACGGTACCAACTTACGCGAATTAGAATTAATGGTCGAGCATGGTATGACACCTATGCAAGCCATCGTAGCATCAACACAAACCTCAGCCGAATGCCTCGGCTACCAAGACTACTTAGGTACGGTAGAAATCAACAAAAAAGCCGACTTCATCATGGTAGATAACAATCCATTAGACGACATCGGGTTAATCAAACATCCAGACAATATTAAAGTTGTTGGCATTGGTGGTAAAGTCGTCAAAGACATTCGCTAA
- a CDS encoding iron ABC transporter ATP-binding protein: MISIQGVNKTIQDKPILKDINVDIKKGRLTSMIGPNGAGKSTLLSIITRLIESDNGEVKIEDKAITDYKSNELAKKLSILKQTNHTELNITVEQLVEFGRFPYCKGRLKKEDKEQVEYALEILQLQEIRDRYLKTLSGGQRQRAYLAMTIAQNTDYILLDEPLNNLDMKHSVQIMQTLRRLAKSLNKTIIVVIHDINFASCYSDDIIALKDGEIVEASAKDDVIQPDVLNTLYDMEVRIEDVMGQRICIYFDETTVNEAPYLAQTL; this comes from the coding sequence TTGATTAGTATTCAAGGAGTTAATAAAACGATTCAAGACAAGCCGATTTTAAAAGATATCAATGTTGATATTAAAAAGGGACGTCTAACTTCCATGATTGGACCTAATGGTGCTGGTAAAAGTACGTTGTTATCGATTATTACACGACTTATAGAGTCTGATAATGGCGAAGTGAAGATTGAGGATAAGGCAATCACTGACTATAAAAGTAATGAATTAGCGAAAAAGTTATCGATTTTAAAACAAACGAACCATACAGAATTAAATATCACTGTAGAGCAATTAGTGGAATTCGGACGTTTTCCATATTGCAAAGGGCGCTTGAAAAAAGAAGACAAAGAACAAGTAGAATACGCGCTCGAAATCTTGCAGTTACAAGAAATTAGAGATCGTTATTTAAAAACATTATCTGGTGGTCAAAGACAACGTGCATATTTAGCAATGACGATTGCGCAAAATACGGATTATATCTTATTAGATGAACCATTAAATAATTTAGATATGAAACATTCTGTACAAATTATGCAAACATTACGTCGACTTGCAAAATCTCTAAATAAAACAATTATCGTGGTTATCCATGATATTAATTTCGCTTCTTGTTATTCAGACGATATTATCGCGCTTAAAGATGGAGAAATAGTCGAAGCGAGTGCGAAGGACGATGTTATACAACCCGATGTATTGAATACGCTATATGATATGGAAGTGCGCATCGAAGATGTTATGGGACAGCGTATTTGCATTTACTTTGATGAAACGACCGTTAACGAGGCGCCTTATTTAGCACAGACTTTATAA
- the isaB gene encoding immunodominant staphylococcal antigen IsaB family protein, whose translation MNKLVKLVLSSTIVLGTAMGANVVQDNETSTEAHAATKPWYNYTGYTASQGSFVLDQNFINAVKYNNFTINGYTMDGKVSEKGSKFVYPYDQKIAKTSKNTGSVVYLKLGKSVTSKQIIDKYGKPEIDNVTEKTGDYRYHIGYSSIDFYVKDGYAYKAMLDTHYNKN comes from the coding sequence ATGAATAAACTTGTAAAATTAGTATTATCTAGCACAATTGTTTTAGGCACTGCAATGGGCGCAAATGTAGTACAAGATAATGAGACTAGCACTGAAGCACATGCGGCAACCAAACCTTGGTATAACTACACAGGGTATACAGCATCACAAGGTAGTTTTGTCTTAGATCAGAATTTCATTAACGCTGTTAAATATAATAACTTCACAATTAATGGTTATACTATGGATGGCAAAGTTAGTGAAAAGGGTTCTAAATTTGTTTATCCATATGACCAAAAAATTGCAAAGACAAGTAAAAATACAGGTTCTGTTGTATATTTAAAATTAGGAAAGAGTGTTACGAGCAAACAAATTATTGATAAATATGGAAAACCAGAAATAGATAATGTGACTGAAAAAACTGGGGATTATCGTTATCACATTGGTTATTCTTCAATTGATTTTTATGTAAAAGATGGTTATGCATATAAAGCGATGTTAGATACACATTATAATAAGAATTAA
- a CDS encoding ABC transporter permease: MKFFFSSIFLFIVLLLLTILSLFIGVSKVSITDIFHLTKEQTNIIVSSRIPRTVSILISGSTLALAGLIMQQMMQNKFVSPTTAGTMEWAKLGILISMLFFPQQNILIKLIFAVGLSLCGTFLFVKLVQYIRFTDVIFIPLLGIMLGGIVSSFSTFIALQTNTVQSIGNWLNGNFAIITSGRYEILYLSVPLLFLTYIFANHFTIAGMGKDFSSNLGVNYEKIVNIGLFISAIITAIVVVTVGTLPFLGLIVPNIVSIFKGDNLKNALPHTALLGAIFVMFSDIIGRVIVYPYEINIGLTIGVFGTIIFIILLMKGRHNYAND, encoded by the coding sequence ATGAAATTCTTCTTCAGTAGTATCTTTCTATTTATAGTTTTACTGTTGTTAACGATTCTTTCTCTGTTTATAGGCGTAAGTAAGGTATCAATCACCGATATATTCCACTTAACCAAAGAGCAAACTAATATTATCGTTTCAAGTCGTATACCTAGGACGGTCAGTATTTTAATTTCTGGGAGCACTTTAGCGCTTGCGGGGTTAATAATGCAGCAAATGATGCAAAATAAATTTGTGAGTCCTACGACGGCAGGTACGATGGAATGGGCCAAATTGGGGATTTTAATATCTATGTTATTTTTTCCTCAACAAAACATTCTTATTAAATTGATCTTTGCGGTAGGTTTAAGTCTTTGTGGGACTTTCCTATTTGTGAAATTAGTGCAGTACATCCGTTTTACAGACGTTATTTTTATTCCTTTATTAGGTATTATGCTCGGTGGTATTGTTTCTAGTTTTTCAACATTTATAGCGTTGCAAACCAATACAGTTCAAAGTATTGGCAACTGGTTAAATGGTAATTTTGCGATTATTACTAGTGGTAGATACGAAATCTTATACTTAAGTGTTCCATTATTATTTCTTACATATATATTTGCGAATCATTTTACAATTGCGGGGATGGGAAAAGATTTTAGTAGCAACTTAGGCGTTAATTACGAAAAGATAGTCAATATAGGATTGTTTATATCGGCAATCATTACGGCGATTGTCGTAGTTACTGTTGGGACATTACCGTTCTTAGGGTTAATCGTTCCAAATATTGTGTCAATTTTTAAAGGAGATAACTTAAAGAATGCATTGCCGCATACGGCTTTATTAGGGGCAATCTTTGTCATGTTCTCCGACATCATTGGTAGAGTTATTGTTTATCCGTATGAAATAAATATCGGCTTAACTATCGGCGTCTTTGGCACTATTATTTTTATAATCTTGCTGATGAAAGGACGACACAATTATGCAAATGACTGA
- a CDS encoding response regulator transcription factor: MNHVLIVDDEQDIREICKTYFEFEGYEVTTACDGKDALSKLNDGVDLIILDIMMPELNGYKVVEEMKAQGLDIPYIYLTAKTTESETIYGLMLGADDYVKKPFSPRELVIRAKNILARASQKPTHKDIIECGSLILNNLTKTAEINGQELGFRIKEFELLWYFATHETIAISKSELLEKVWGYAYYEDMNTLNVHIHRIREKLEACQYDEYTIATVWGLGYKFQRSV, translated from the coding sequence ATGAATCATGTATTAATCGTAGATGATGAACAAGATATTAGAGAAATTTGTAAGACCTATTTTGAGTTTGAAGGTTATGAGGTAACAACTGCTTGCGATGGCAAGGACGCGCTCAGCAAGTTAAATGATGGTGTGGATTTAATCATTTTAGATATTATGATGCCCGAGCTCAATGGTTATAAAGTTGTAGAGGAAATGAAAGCACAAGGTTTAGATATTCCTTACATTTATTTAACTGCAAAGACGACTGAAAGCGAGACAATATATGGCTTAATGCTTGGCGCAGATGATTACGTTAAAAAACCATTCAGCCCAAGAGAATTGGTCATACGTGCTAAAAATATTTTAGCTAGAGCATCACAAAAACCCACGCACAAAGATATAATTGAATGTGGTAGTTTAATACTCAATAATTTAACTAAGACAGCAGAAATTAACGGACAAGAATTAGGATTCAGAATAAAAGAATTTGAATTGCTATGGTATTTTGCAACGCATGAAACAATAGCTATTTCCAAGTCAGAATTGTTAGAGAAAGTATGGGGCTATGCGTATTACGAAGACATGAACACATTAAATGTACATATACACCGCATTAGAGAAAAATTAGAAGCCTGTCAGTATGATGAATATACAATAGCTACGGTGTGGGGACTTGGTTATAAGTTCCAAAGGAGTGTTTAA
- a CDS encoding iron chelate uptake ABC transporter family permease subunit, translated as MQMTDKTKLLFLMILTVIVGGLYLIVGINFDIFEYQFFSRLRKLCLMLLVGGAIASSVVIFQAITNNRLLTPSIIGLDAVYMFVKVLIVVVFGVQSALVTNTYYSFAISLVVMIVFSLFLFQGIFSMANVSVYFILLIGVVLGTFFRSLTGFLELIINPEDFLAVQSSMFANFDASNSKLMLLSTFILVILVLITVFFIPYLDVLLLGRSHAINLGISYKNLTRLLLILVAILVSVSTALVGPITFLGLLTVNLAREMLNTFKHKYILPATICISWLSLFIAQGVVENLFEATTQVSIIIDLVGGSYFIYLLVKRRHSN; from the coding sequence ATGCAAATGACTGATAAAACAAAATTACTGTTCCTAATGATATTAACAGTAATAGTCGGTGGGCTTTACCTTATCGTAGGTATTAACTTTGATATTTTCGAGTACCAATTTTTCAGCCGGTTAAGAAAGTTATGCTTGATGTTGTTAGTTGGGGGTGCCATTGCATCATCAGTAGTCATTTTCCAAGCGATTACGAATAACCGTTTATTAACACCGTCAATCATAGGCCTGGACGCTGTCTATATGTTTGTGAAGGTATTAATTGTCGTTGTGTTTGGGGTGCAATCAGCTTTAGTGACCAATACATATTATAGCTTTGCTATTAGTTTAGTTGTCATGATTGTATTTTCATTATTCCTCTTCCAAGGCATTTTTAGTATGGCTAACGTTTCAGTCTACTTTATATTACTAATTGGTGTTGTATTAGGGACATTTTTTAGAAGTTTAACAGGGTTTTTAGAGTTAATCATTAATCCAGAAGATTTTCTTGCCGTACAAAGTTCAATGTTCGCAAACTTCGATGCTTCTAACAGTAAATTGATGTTGCTAAGTACTTTTATACTCGTTATTTTAGTTTTAATTACCGTATTTTTTATACCGTACTTAGACGTGCTGTTGTTAGGGCGCAGTCATGCTATTAATTTAGGTATTTCTTATAAAAATTTAACGCGCTTATTGTTAATTCTTGTTGCAATACTTGTATCTGTATCGACTGCATTGGTTGGTCCTATTACATTTCTTGGATTATTAACGGTTAACCTTGCCCGTGAAATGTTAAATACGTTCAAGCACAAATATATTTTACCCGCGACGATATGTATTAGTTGGTTAAGTTTATTTATTGCACAAGGCGTAGTGGAAAACTTATTTGAAGCAACAACTCAAGTCAGTATTATTATTGATTTAGTAGGTGGTAGCTACTTTATCTATTTATTAGTCAAAAGGAGGCATTCAAATTGA
- the fadH gene encoding 2,4-dienoyl-CoA reductase, with the protein MKDKVIIVTGGSSGMGKAMAKRFVEEGANVVITGRTPEKLEATKQEIEQREGQVLCVAMDVRDPEKVQQTVDETLEQFGKIDGLVNNAAGNFICPAEDLSLNGWNSVINIVLNGTWYCTQAVGKHWIEQGHKGVIVNIVAPYSWTSGPGVIHSASAKAGVLSMTRTIAIEWGSKYGIRANAIAPGPIDNTGGAQRLTLSEDARQQTLDSVPLNRMGQPEEIAGLARFLFSDEASYINGDCITMDGGQWLNRNPF; encoded by the coding sequence ATGAAGGATAAAGTAATTATTGTAACTGGTGGCAGTAGCGGTATGGGGAAAGCAATGGCTAAACGATTTGTTGAAGAAGGCGCCAATGTCGTTATAACTGGACGTACGCCTGAGAAATTAGAAGCAACCAAGCAAGAAATAGAACAACGTGAAGGGCAAGTACTGTGTGTAGCAATGGATGTTCGAGATCCTGAAAAGGTACAACAGACAGTCGATGAAACACTAGAGCAATTTGGTAAAATTGATGGTTTGGTAAATAATGCAGCAGGTAATTTTATTTGTCCGGCTGAAGATTTATCGCTAAACGGTTGGAATTCTGTTATTAATATCGTATTAAACGGTACTTGGTATTGTACGCAAGCTGTTGGTAAGCATTGGATTGAGCAAGGGCACAAGGGTGTTATCGTTAATATCGTTGCGCCTTATTCATGGACTTCAGGTCCTGGCGTTATCCATTCAGCAAGCGCTAAAGCGGGTGTGCTATCAATGACACGTACAATCGCTATAGAATGGGGCTCTAAATATGGAATACGTGCTAATGCGATTGCTCCGGGTCCCATAGACAATACTGGAGGCGCTCAACGCTTGACGCTATCAGAAGATGCACGTCAACAAACGTTAGATAGCGTGCCATTAAACCGCATGGGTCAACCAGAAGAAATTGCTGGTCTAGCACGCTTTTTATTCTCAGATGAAGCGAGCTACATCAATGGCGATTGCATCACGATGGACGGTGGCCAATGGCTAAATCGTAATCCGTTTTAA
- the trhO gene encoding oxygen-dependent tRNA uridine(34) hydroxylase TrhO, with translation MDYRVLLFYKYVTIDDPETFAAEHLQFCKDNDLKGRILVSSEGINGTVSGPKEVTDNYIAHMRADTRFSDIVFKIDEAEGHAFKKMHVRPRNEIVALDLEDDVNPKELTGKYLSPTEFRDALQSDDTVVIDARNDYEYDLGHFRGAIRPNITRFRDLPDWIKENKEQFMDKKIVTYCTGGIRCEKFSGWLLKEGFEDVSQLKDGIATYGKDPETKGEFWDGKMYVFDERISVEINQVDKTVVGKEWFDGTPCERYINCSNPECNRQILVSEENEERYLGACSHECAAHERNRYVQKHDISEEEKAKRLENFKDLVNQ, from the coding sequence ATGGATTATAGAGTATTGTTATTTTATAAATACGTAACGATTGATGACCCCGAAACTTTTGCAGCTGAGCATTTACAATTTTGTAAGGACAACGACTTAAAAGGTCGTATTTTAGTATCTTCTGAAGGTATTAATGGTACAGTGTCTGGGCCTAAAGAAGTAACTGATAATTATATCGCTCACATGAGAGCTGACACTAGATTCAGTGATATCGTCTTCAAAATCGACGAAGCTGAAGGTCATGCATTCAAAAAAATGCACGTACGTCCAAGAAATGAAATTGTCGCTTTAGATCTTGAAGACGACGTTAATCCTAAAGAATTAACAGGTAAATATTTATCACCTACTGAATTTAGAGATGCATTACAATCAGACGATACGGTCGTTATTGATGCACGTAATGACTATGAATATGATTTAGGTCATTTCAGAGGGGCTATCCGTCCTAACATCACTAGATTCAGAGACTTACCCGACTGGATAAAAGAAAACAAAGAACAATTTATGGATAAGAAAATTGTCACTTATTGTACTGGTGGTATCCGTTGTGAAAAATTCTCTGGCTGGTTATTAAAAGAAGGTTTCGAAGATGTAAGCCAACTTAAAGATGGTATTGCAACTTACGGTAAAGACCCTGAAACAAAAGGCGAATTTTGGGACGGTAAAATGTACGTATTCGATGAACGTATTAGCGTAGAAATTAACCAAGTAGACAAAACAGTTGTTGGTAAAGAATGGTTCGATGGTACACCATGTGAACGTTATATCAACTGTAGCAACCCTGAATGTAACCGTCAGATCTTAGTTTCTGAAGAAAACGAAGAGCGTTATTTAGGTGCATGTTCACACGAATGTGCAGCACATGAAAGAAACCGTTACGTTCAAAAACACGATATCAGCGAAGAAGAAAAAGCAAAACGCTTAGAAAACTTCAAAGATTTAGTAAATCAATAA
- a CDS encoding sensor histidine kinase — protein MSIRKQLFYAFIVSILITTLFVCVLYKLMWFNAHQTIMLTLGSFISSMITMIIAIFLLAPTIQKIEQLNIQTQQIAQGNFNIESLPITSPKELKELNISFTMMIAKIQAQMADIQLEQDEKIAMIQNLAHDLKTPLASIKSYSEGLKDGIIHDTEDIAAAYRILITQTDRLSQMFDDLTDLIAVNRTEQLQATINMDQLLIPVLESYQQQLTTEHRDVQLNIDHTIPPFQQDKVALERIITNFIDNALKFSAKGTPIKIDVNNPSNNQLAISVTDKGIGIKESQLPHIFKRTYRVEASRNKSTGGTGLGLYIAQTLAERIGGDIKVNSVFSKGTTITLTFPIQSS, from the coding sequence ATGTCCATTCGTAAACAATTATTTTATGCATTTATAGTTTCAATACTCATTACGACACTTTTTGTTTGCGTGCTATATAAATTAATGTGGTTTAACGCGCATCAAACGATTATGTTAACATTAGGGTCCTTTATTTCTAGTATGATTACGATGATTATAGCAATATTTTTATTAGCGCCAACGATTCAAAAAATAGAACAATTAAACATCCAAACACAACAAATCGCACAAGGTAATTTTAATATTGAAAGTTTACCAATAACATCTCCCAAAGAATTAAAAGAATTAAATATTTCATTTACTATGATGATAGCTAAAATTCAAGCACAAATGGCTGATATTCAATTAGAACAAGATGAAAAAATAGCGATGATTCAAAACTTAGCACATGATTTAAAAACCCCCTTAGCAAGTATTAAATCTTATTCAGAAGGGCTTAAAGATGGCATTATTCATGACACCGAAGATATAGCAGCGGCTTATCGCATTTTAATAACTCAAACAGACCGTTTGTCACAAATGTTTGATGATTTAACAGACTTAATAGCTGTAAATCGTACCGAACAACTACAAGCAACGATTAATATGGATCAATTGTTAATTCCAGTATTAGAAAGTTATCAGCAACAATTAACGACAGAACATAGAGATGTACAATTAAATATAGATCACACCATCCCTCCATTTCAACAAGACAAAGTAGCACTCGAAAGAATCATTACCAATTTTATCGACAACGCATTGAAATTCTCAGCTAAAGGCACACCGATTAAGATAGACGTTAACAACCCCTCTAACAATCAACTAGCAATATCGGTGACTGATAAAGGCATAGGTATTAAAGAATCACAATTGCCACATATTTTTAAACGCACGTATCGCGTAGAAGCATCCCGCAACAAATCGACGGGCGGCACAGGTTTAGGTCTGTATATTGCACAGACTTTAGCCGAGCGTATCGGTGGCGATATTAAGGTTAATAGCGTTTTTAGTAAAGGTACTACGATAACACTCACTTTTCCAATACAATCATCTTAA